A single genomic interval of Daucus carota subsp. sativus chromosome 1, DH1 v3.0, whole genome shotgun sequence harbors:
- the LOC108209193 gene encoding ras-related protein RABF2a isoform X1, with protein MATSGNKNINAKLVLLGDVGTGKSSLVLRFVKGQFIEFQESTIGAAFFSQTVAVNEATVKFEIWDTAGQERYHSLAPMYYRGAAAAIVVYDLTNQASFDRAKKWVQELLSQGNSDMVMALAGNKADLLDAKVVATEEAQRYAQENGLFFMETSAKAATNVNDIFYEIAKRLPRLQPAPKPSGMVLTDKPAGPAASTCCS; from the exons ATGGCTACCAGCGGGAACAAGAATATCAATGCAAAATTG GTGCTTCTGGGAGATGTTGGAACCGGAAAATCAAGCCTGGTTTTGCGGTTTGTAAAAGGGCAATTCATTGAATTTCAG GAATCAACAATAGGCGCTGCATTTTTCTCGCAAACAGTGGCTGTTAACGAGGCAActgtaaaatttgaaatatgggATACTGCTGGTCAAGAGAGATATCATAGCTTAGCTCCAATGTACTATAGAGGAGCTGCAGCTGCAATTGTCGTGTATGATTTAACAAACCAG GCCTCATTTGATCGGGCAAAAAAATGGGTTCAAGAGCTTCTGTCTCAAG GCAACTCAGACATGGTTATGGCACTTGCTGGAAATAAAGCTGATTTGTTAGATGCAAAGGTGGTGGCAACAGAG GAAGCACAAAGATACGCACAAGAAAATGGTCTCTTCTTCATGGAAACGTCTGCAAAAGCTGCTACCAATGTCAATGACATATTTTATGAGATTG CAAAGCGACTACCTCGCCTGCAGCCTGCACCAAAGCCATCAGGAATGGTTCTTACCGATAAACCTGCAGGGCCAGCAGCTTCTACTTGTTGCTCTTAA
- the LOC108209193 gene encoding ras-related protein RABF2a isoform X2 — protein MATSGNKNINAKLVLLGDVGTGKSSLVLRFVKGQFIEFQESTIGAAFFSQTVAVNEATVKFEIWDTAGQERYHSLAPMYYRGAAAAIVVYDLTNQASFDRAKKWVQELLSQGNSDMVMALAGNKADLLDAKVVATEATQRYAQENGLFFMETSAKAATNVNDIFYEIAKRLPRLQPAPKPSGMVLTDKPAGPAASTCCS, from the exons ATGGCTACCAGCGGGAACAAGAATATCAATGCAAAATTG GTGCTTCTGGGAGATGTTGGAACCGGAAAATCAAGCCTGGTTTTGCGGTTTGTAAAAGGGCAATTCATTGAATTTCAG GAATCAACAATAGGCGCTGCATTTTTCTCGCAAACAGTGGCTGTTAACGAGGCAActgtaaaatttgaaatatgggATACTGCTGGTCAAGAGAGATATCATAGCTTAGCTCCAATGTACTATAGAGGAGCTGCAGCTGCAATTGTCGTGTATGATTTAACAAACCAG GCCTCATTTGATCGGGCAAAAAAATGGGTTCAAGAGCTTCTGTCTCAAG GCAACTCAGACATGGTTATGGCACTTGCTGGAAATAAAGCTGATTTGTTAGATGCAAAGGTGGTGGCAACAGAGGCAA CACAAAGATACGCACAAGAAAATGGTCTCTTCTTCATGGAAACGTCTGCAAAAGCTGCTACCAATGTCAATGACATATTTTATGAGATTG CAAAGCGACTACCTCGCCTGCAGCCTGCACCAAAGCCATCAGGAATGGTTCTTACCGATAAACCTGCAGGGCCAGCAGCTTCTACTTGTTGCTCTTAA